CTTCTCCCGCTTGCGGGAGAAGTGGCCCGTCGATCGGCGAAGCCGATCCAGGGTCGATGAGGGGAGTCTTTCGTAAGCAGGAGACTTCCCCCATCGTCAGGCGTGTCGCTGCGCTCCACGACCTGACACTTCCCCCGACAAGCGGGGGAAGATCTTACGCCGCGCAGGCCTCGAAGCCGCGGCGGAGGTCGGCTTCGTCGAGGTCGCGGCCGATGAAGACCGCGCGGCTCCAGCGGCGTTCGTTGACGCCCCAGGCGCGCTGCAGGTCGCCTTCCAGGATCATGTGCACGGCCTGGAACACCAGGCGGCGATCCTCGCCCTGAACGTCGATGATGCCCTTGGCGCGCAGGATGTTCTGGCCTTGCGAACCCAGCAGCATGTCCAGCCACTGGGTGAACTTCGCGCCGTCGATGGGCCGATCCAGCGACAGGGCGACGCCCTTGATGTCATCCTGGTGCGCATGGCCGCGCGCGCCGTGGTGACGGTGGGCGTGGTCATGATCGTGATGATCGTGCCCATGATCGTGGCCGCAGTGCTCGTCGTGGACGTGGCCGTCGGCGCCGTGCGGAGGGTTCACGAAGTCCGGCTTGACCTCGAGGATGCGGTCCAGGTCGAAGGCGTGGACGCCCAGCACGCTGTCCAGCGGCACGTTCGACCGCTCGGCCCGGGTGATCGGCGCCAGCGGGTTCAGCGCCCGCAGCCGCGCCTCGACCGCGTCCAGCGCCGCCTCGTCCACCAGATCGACCTTGTTCAGGATGATGCGGTCGGCGAAGGCCACCTGCTCGCGCGCCTCCTTGGAGTCGTCCAGCCGCGCCATCACGTGCTTGGCGTCGACCAGGGCGGTGACACTGTCCAGCTGGGTCTTGGCCTTGACGTCCTCGTCGACAAAGAAGGTCTGGGCCACCGGGCCGGGATCGGCCAGGCCGGTGGTCTCCACGATAATGGCGTCGAACGCCGGCTTTCCGGGGCGCTGGCGCTTCATCAGGCCGGAGACCACGCGGATCAGGTCGCCGCGCACCGTGCAGCAGACGCAGCCGTTGTTCATCTCGAACACGTCCTCGTCGGCGCCGACCACCAGGTCGTTGTCGATGCCGATTTCGCCGAACTCGTTGACGATCACGGCGTAACGCTTGCCGTGATCCTCGGTCAGGATGCGGTTCAGCAGCGTCGTCTTGCCAGCCCCGAGATAGCCGGTCAGGACGGTGACGGGGATCTTGGCTTGGGCGGGCGTGCTGGAGGTCGTGTCGGTCATGCGCCGCTAGATGGCGGCTCCGGCCCGGCTTGGAAAGGGCCTCTAGCAGCCGGGACAGTCCGCCAGCGGCGCGGTCTCGAGCTGCAGCGTCGTGTGACGGATGCCGAAGCGATCCCGCATCAGCCTTTGCGCCTCGACCAGCAGGGCGTCGGCGTCGGGCCGGTCGTGGACGATATGCGCCGTCAGCGCCGTCTCGGTCGTGGACAGGCCCCAGACATGCAGGTCGTGCAGGGCCGAAACCCCCGGCAGCGCCACCAGCGCGCCCTCGATCTCGCGCACCGCCATGCCGCTGGGCGCGCCGTCCATGGCCAGGTTCACCGAGTCCTTCAGCAGCCCCCAGGTCCCCCACAGGATCACGGCCACGATGACGACGGACACCAGCGGATCGACGATCGACCAGCCGGTCAGCAGGATCACCCCGCCCGCGATCACCACGCCCACCGACACGGCGGCGTCGGCCATCATGTGCAGATAGGCGCCGCGCGCATTCAGGTCGTGCTGATCCTTCATAAACAGGAGCGCGGTGCCCAGGTTGATGACGAAGCCGACCGCCGCCACCCCCATGATCAGGCCGGACGCCACCGGCGCGGGCTCGGCCAGCCGCCGGACCGCCTCGAATGCGATGGCCCCACAGGCGAAGATCAGCAAAAGCGCGTTGCCCAGCGCCGCCAGCACGGTGGCCTTGCCGAAACCATAGGTCCGCCGGCCTCCCGCCGCCCCATGCGCGCCCTTGCGCGCCAGCCAGGCCGCGCCGCCGGCCATGGCCAGGCCCAGCACGTCCGACAGATTGTGACCCGCATCGGCCATCAGGGCGGTCGAGCCGCTGACGATCCCCGCCCCGAACTCGCAGGCGACAAAGGCGAGATTGACGATCAGCCCGACGCCATAGCGCCAATCGCCGGTATCCACCGGCCCGTGCGCATGGCCGTGATGACCATGGTGATGATGGCCGTGCCCATCATGGTGGTGGTGATGGTCGTGCGCATGGTCATGGTCGTGGAGTGCGGGGTCGTGAGCCATGCCCAAAGCCTAGTGCTGGTGAAGCGCCACGAGAAGCCCAAGGCCGATCAGGGCCAGGCCCAGCACGGCCCCTTCATAGCGTGCCCACCGCTCTAGCCGCAGGATCGAGGCCCCGGCGCCCGCCAGCGCCGTGAACACCACCATGCCCAGCACGGTGCCCAGCGCGAACACCGCCGTCAGCGCCGTCAGCACGCCCAGCCCCTCGGTCGCCGACGACAGATAGATGGGCAGCAGCACCTCGCCCGGCGACAGCGCCATCAGGGCGATCAGTCCCAAGAGGGCCGTGCGATCGACGACCCGGGGTTCAGGCGCGTCCAGCGCCGGACCGCTGGCCACGGCGGTGCGCTTCAGCATGGCGCGCGACAGGTAAAAGGCGCCGAACAGGAACAGCAGCACCGCCGAGAGGTGCGGCAACAGACCCTCGACCCACTGATCCAGCGCAAGACCCGCGGCGACGATCAAGGACCCGATCACGGCCGTCGAGCCGATGTGAGCCAGACCGGCCAGGACGGCGGCGCCCAGCGTCCGGCTGGTCCGCCACCCCTGCGCCCGACCGACCAGGACGAACGGCAGCCAGTGGGTCGGCAGGGCCGCGTGCAGAAAGGCGGCCGCGAAGCCTCCGCCCAAAAGGGACAGCAGGACAGGTTGTTCAAGATCGGCCGGCGACATGCGCGCCCTATAGCGTGTTACTTTGTAACGGTCGAGCCCCTTTGATCGTCCGGCGCCTTCAGCCGGCGCGCCTTTCGCGTTGACTCAACGCCCACGATCCGTATATGTCGCCGCCTCTTCGCCCGCGGGTCCTACCGGCGGGCGCATTCTTTTTTGCGTTTGCGCTGAGGCTTAACATGTACGCGGTGATCAAGACCGGCGGCAAGCAGTACCGGGTCCAACCGGGCGACACCATCGTCGTGGAGAAGCTCGAGGGCGACGCCGGCGCCGAACTGACGCTGGGCAGCGTGCTGATGCTGGGCGGCGACAACGGCGTGACCCTGGGCGCGCCGCTGATCGAGGGCGCCACTGTCGCGGCCACCCTGATCGAAACCCGTAAGGGCGAGAAGATCAAGGTCTTCAAGAAGATCCGCCGCCAGGGCTATCGTCGCACCAATGGCCACCGCCAGCAGGAGTCGGTGCTTCGCATCACCGGCATCGACGGCGCCGGTGAAAGCGCCAAGTGGGACGGTCAGGTCGAACTGCTGACCAAGGCCGAAATCAACGCCCGCGCTCGCGGCCTGGCTGCGCGCGGCGACGTCGCCGCCTCGTCCGACCTGGGCTCGACCGAAACGGTCGTGACCGACGTCGACGGCGCCAACGTCGAAGCCACGGTGGTCGAAAGCTCCGCTCCGGCCAAGAAGGCTCCGGCCCGCAAGAAGGCCGCCGCCAAAACGACGCAAGCCTCGGGCGACGAAGCCTAAGCGAATTCGATGGGCGCCGGATCGGCGTCTGGTGTGTTAGATTGATCGGCGTCGCGCTTCCCCGCTGAAGCGCCGCCAGGGAACGGAGCAGCAAGATGGCTCACAAGAAATCCGGTGGTTCGTCGCGCAACGGTCGCGACTCCGAGTCGAAGCGCCTTGGCGTGAAGAAGTTCGGCGGCGAGCGCGTGCTGGCCGGCAACATCCTCGTGCGTCAGCGCGGCACCACCTTCCACCCGGGCGTGAACGTCGGCCTGGGCCGCGACCACACCCTGTTCGCCCTGACCCAAGGCGCGGTGCAGTTCACCACCAAACGTGGCGGCCGTTGTTACGTATCGATCCTTGCGGCCAACGACGCCGCCGCCCAGGCGATCGCCGCCGAGTAACGCCAGCCGATTGATCCCGGATCGCGTTGCTCCTCGTCGAAGCAGCCGATCCGGACCAAGGGAAATATTCCGCGGGGAGTCTGGATCACCAGGC
The genomic region above belongs to Brevundimonas sp. PAMC22021 and contains:
- a CDS encoding cation diffusion facilitator family transporter, whose protein sequence is MDTGDWRYGVGLIVNLAFVACEFGAGIVSGSTALMADAGHNLSDVLGLAMAGGAAWLARKGAHGAAGGRRTYGFGKATVLAALGNALLLIFACGAIAFEAVRRLAEPAPVASGLIMGVAAVGFVINLGTALLFMKDQHDLNARGAYLHMMADAAVSVGVVIAGGVILLTGWSIVDPLVSVVIVAVILWGTWGLLKDSVNLAMDGAPSGMAVREIEGALVALPGVSALHDLHVWGLSTTETALTAHIVHDRPDADALLVEAQRLMRDRFGIRHTTLQLETAPLADCPGC
- the rplU gene encoding 50S ribosomal protein L21, whose product is MYAVIKTGGKQYRVQPGDTIVVEKLEGDAGAELTLGSVLMLGGDNGVTLGAPLIEGATVAATLIETRKGEKIKVFKKIRRQGYRRTNGHRQQESVLRITGIDGAGESAKWDGQVELLTKAEINARARGLAARGDVAASSDLGSTETVVTDVDGANVEATVVESSAPAKKAPARKKAAAKTTQASGDEA
- a CDS encoding GTP-binding protein; the encoded protein is MTDTTSSTPAQAKIPVTVLTGYLGAGKTTLLNRILTEDHGKRYAVIVNEFGEIGIDNDLVVGADEDVFEMNNGCVCCTVRGDLIRVVSGLMKRQRPGKPAFDAIIVETTGLADPGPVAQTFFVDEDVKAKTQLDSVTALVDAKHVMARLDDSKEAREQVAFADRIILNKVDLVDEAALDAVEARLRALNPLAPITRAERSNVPLDSVLGVHAFDLDRILEVKPDFVNPPHGADGHVHDEHCGHDHGHDHHDHDHAHRHHGARGHAHQDDIKGVALSLDRPIDGAKFTQWLDMLLGSQGQNILRAKGIIDVQGEDRRLVFQAVHMILEGDLQRAWGVNERRWSRAVFIGRDLDEADLRRGFEACAA
- the rpmA gene encoding 50S ribosomal protein L27, which codes for MAHKKSGGSSRNGRDSESKRLGVKKFGGERVLAGNILVRQRGTTFHPGVNVGLGRDHTLFALTQGAVQFTTKRGGRCYVSILAANDAAAQAIAAE